In one Haloplanus salinus genomic region, the following are encoded:
- a CDS encoding polymer-forming cytoskeletal protein translates to MALGRDPLDALEIPDGTTVEEHDLVTDGDVIVGGQSTVEFGVRGRNVVAGERVRFGGDIEADGDCRLDMWSDVAGNVLVGEDAYLGERVHVGGQLMVSGDLDIGDDVEIEEGFEANGWIVIRNPVPTLVFYFIVLSQLLRVGETDAADEIAEALSGEEETAADPLVIPRGGDVSDDSWQVSTPAHVGDGCRLHGNLRAQSIEMGADNNVFGSLRARGDVVVGSGTRIHGDVTTRGGTVEVAEDVRVLGDVSCNDLELHEDAVVDGSIRSRGEMRIVRPEAKREIE, encoded by the coding sequence GTGGCACTCGGGAGGGACCCGCTCGACGCGCTGGAGATCCCCGACGGGACGACCGTCGAGGAGCACGACCTCGTCACCGACGGCGACGTGATCGTCGGCGGGCAGAGCACCGTCGAGTTCGGCGTCCGCGGTCGCAACGTCGTCGCCGGCGAGCGCGTCCGCTTCGGCGGCGACATCGAAGCCGACGGCGACTGCCGGCTCGACATGTGGTCGGACGTCGCCGGGAACGTCCTCGTCGGCGAGGACGCATACCTCGGCGAACGCGTCCACGTCGGCGGCCAGCTGATGGTCTCGGGCGACCTCGACATCGGCGACGACGTTGAGATCGAGGAGGGGTTCGAAGCCAACGGCTGGATCGTCATCCGGAACCCCGTCCCGACGCTCGTCTTCTATTTCATCGTCCTCTCGCAGCTTCTGCGGGTGGGCGAGACGGACGCCGCCGACGAAATCGCGGAGGCGCTGTCCGGCGAGGAGGAAACCGCGGCCGACCCGCTGGTGATCCCCCGCGGCGGCGACGTCTCCGACGACTCGTGGCAGGTGTCCACGCCGGCCCACGTCGGCGACGGCTGTCGCCTCCACGGTAACCTCCGCGCCCAATCCATCGAGATGGGCGCCGACAACAACGTCTTCGGGAGCCTGCGCGCCCGTGGCGACGTCGTCGTCGGCTCCGGCACCCGCATCCACGGGGACGTGACCACCCGCGGCGGCACCGTCGAGGTGGCCGAAGACGTGCGCGTCCTCGGCGACGTCTCCTGTAACGACCTCGAACTCCACGAGGACGCGGTGGTCGACGGGTCGATCCGGTCGCGCGGCGAGATGCGGATCGTCCGGCCGGAGGCGAAACGGGAAATCGAGTGA
- a CDS encoding dolichyl-phosphate hexose transferase, whose translation MSEYTFDDVAVVMGTYNEEEAIGSVLADVDRVTGGRAEVVCVDGSSDRTPEIARGMGARVVEQEPQGYGVAVREAVLTPDRPVVVTTDCDDTYPMERLPDFLDLINEGYDVVSGDRISPGPETMPALNRLGNRAFAALASLLLGRRLHDVTTGMRAYRRDLLHRIDWTENTGLSAELLMRPVAHNHRVTEVPIDYDERAGETKLDPFRGGAAIAKSILRVGIEERFDTSLDSVATTDTVERT comes from the coding sequence ATGAGCGAGTACACCTTCGACGACGTGGCCGTCGTGATGGGCACGTACAACGAGGAGGAGGCCATCGGGAGCGTCTTGGCGGACGTCGACCGGGTGACTGGCGGACGGGCCGAGGTGGTCTGCGTCGACGGGTCGAGCGACCGCACCCCCGAAATCGCGCGCGGGATGGGCGCTCGCGTCGTCGAACAGGAACCGCAGGGCTACGGCGTCGCCGTCCGCGAGGCGGTGCTCACCCCGGACCGGCCGGTGGTCGTCACGACCGACTGCGACGACACCTATCCGATGGAGCGCCTCCCCGACTTCCTCGACCTGATCAACGAGGGGTACGACGTGGTGAGCGGCGACCGGATTAGCCCCGGTCCGGAGACGATGCCCGCGCTCAATCGGCTGGGCAACCGTGCGTTCGCCGCCCTCGCCAGCCTCCTTCTCGGTCGTCGGCTCCACGACGTGACGACGGGGATGCGCGCCTACCGACGCGACCTGCTCCACCGCATCGACTGGACGGAAAACACGGGTCTCTCCGCGGAACTCCTGATGCGCCCCGTCGCCCACAACCACCGGGTGACGGAGGTACCAATCGACTACGACGAGCGGGCGGGCGAGACGAAACTCGATCCCTTCCGGGGCGGCGCCGCCATCGCGAAGTCCATCCTCCGGGTCGGCATCGAGGAGCGGTTCGACACGTCGCTGGACTCGGTGGCGACGACCGACACCGTGGAACGGACTTAA
- a CDS encoding DUF5800 family protein, giving the protein MTVLSFDENGVDVVYEGTEFRLEKALIEEAVGKSYPDVTDHEVLKMVEKDPSLGGEPRRIGDIVR; this is encoded by the coding sequence GTGACTGTCCTCTCTTTCGACGAGAACGGCGTCGACGTCGTCTACGAGGGAACCGAGTTCCGACTGGAGAAGGCGTTGATCGAGGAGGCGGTCGGGAAGTCCTACCCCGACGTGACCGATCACGAGGTGTTGAAGATGGTCGAGAAGGACCCGTCGCTGGGCGGCGAGCCGCGCCGGATCGGCGATATCGTCCGTTAA
- a CDS encoding ribonuclease H-like domain-containing protein, whose product MRIENSFIPIRGVGETTERRLWEAGITHWNAFDGSVVGPTTADRIHEFVDVATDHLGRGNARFFDDAFPSGERWRLYENFRDDALFFDIETTGLDAARNDVTTVSVHRDGDTDTLVRGDNLTADALRERFADAPLIVSFNGARFDVPFLEESFPVSIDAPHLDLMYPCRRLDLTGGLKRIERDVGIDRDRPDLSGRDAVRLWREYERGDDAALETLVSYNREDTRNLERLADLVTSRLHDTCCPADATF is encoded by the coding sequence GTGCGCATCGAGAACAGTTTCATCCCCATTCGAGGCGTGGGCGAGACGACCGAACGCCGGCTCTGGGAGGCAGGTATCACCCACTGGAACGCGTTCGACGGCTCCGTGGTCGGCCCGACCACCGCCGACCGCATCCACGAGTTCGTCGACGTGGCCACAGACCACCTCGGCCGGGGGAACGCGCGCTTCTTCGACGACGCCTTCCCGTCCGGGGAGCGCTGGCGGCTCTACGAGAACTTCCGTGACGATGCCCTCTTTTTCGACATCGAGACCACCGGCCTCGACGCCGCGCGTAACGACGTGACGACGGTGAGCGTCCACCGCGACGGCGACACCGACACCCTCGTTCGCGGCGACAACCTCACCGCCGACGCCCTCCGCGAACGGTTCGCGGACGCACCGCTGATCGTCTCGTTCAACGGCGCGCGCTTCGACGTCCCCTTCCTCGAGGAGTCGTTTCCCGTCTCCATCGACGCCCCACATCTCGACCTGATGTACCCGTGCCGCCGCCTCGACCTGACCGGCGGCCTCAAGCGCATCGAACGGGACGTGGGCATCGACCGGGACCGACCCGACCTCTCCGGGAGGGACGCCGTACGCCTCTGGCGCGAGTACGAACGCGGCGACGACGCCGCGCTCGAGACGCTCGTCTCCTACAACCGCGAGGACACGCGGAACCTCGAACGGCTCGCCGACCTGGTCACGAGCCGCCTCCACGACACCTGCTGCCCGGCCGACGCGACGTTTTAG
- a CDS encoding redox-regulated ATPase YchF gives MLSLALAGKPNAGKSTLFKAATRADVDVANYPFTTIDANRGVTHARTDCPCLALDSRCGNERCHDGKRYVPVELLDVAGLVPGAHEGKGLGNQFLDELTNADAILNVVDASGGTNAEGEPVEVGTYDPVEEVDFVEREMDQWLAGIVSRNWEGVERKSRSPDFDIDEALTDLLTGFGATVADVAASLRDLNYPEDPIQWTDADRAGLAEEIRARTKPLVVVANKADVAPPGNLDRLRETDNLVVPATADGELALRTAAEAGVVDYDPGDPDFEITGDVTDAQREGLNRIREVMTEHGGTGVQAAIDHAVYDLLDRITVFPVQNETKWTDGTGTVLPDAVLLPRGSTPPDLAYAIHTDIGEGYLHAVDARSDRRIGEDHELSAGDVIKIVSTAT, from the coding sequence ATGCTCTCTCTCGCGCTCGCGGGCAAGCCCAACGCGGGCAAGTCTACGCTCTTCAAGGCCGCGACACGCGCCGACGTCGACGTGGCGAACTACCCCTTCACGACCATCGACGCCAACCGCGGCGTCACCCACGCCCGCACGGACTGTCCCTGCCTCGCGCTCGACTCGCGCTGTGGCAACGAGCGCTGTCACGACGGGAAGCGGTACGTCCCCGTCGAACTGCTCGACGTGGCGGGGCTGGTGCCGGGCGCCCACGAAGGGAAGGGACTCGGCAACCAGTTCCTCGACGAACTCACGAACGCCGACGCCATCCTGAACGTCGTCGACGCCTCGGGCGGGACCAACGCCGAGGGCGAACCGGTCGAAGTCGGCACGTACGATCCCGTCGAGGAGGTGGACTTCGTCGAACGCGAGATGGACCAGTGGCTCGCGGGGATCGTCTCCCGCAACTGGGAGGGTGTGGAACGCAAGTCCCGCTCGCCCGACTTCGACATCGACGAGGCGCTGACGGACCTGCTCACCGGGTTCGGGGCGACGGTGGCGGACGTGGCCGCCAGCCTCCGGGACCTGAACTACCCCGAGGACCCCATCCAGTGGACCGACGCGGACCGCGCCGGCCTGGCCGAGGAGATTCGGGCGCGAACGAAACCGCTCGTGGTCGTCGCCAACAAGGCCGACGTGGCGCCGCCGGGGAACCTCGACCGCTTGCGCGAGACGGACAACCTCGTCGTCCCCGCGACGGCGGACGGCGAACTCGCCTTACGGACCGCGGCGGAGGCGGGCGTCGTCGACTACGACCCCGGCGACCCCGACTTCGAGATTACGGGCGACGTGACCGACGCCCAGCGCGAGGGGCTGAACCGCATCCGCGAGGTCATGACCGAACACGGCGGCACCGGCGTCCAGGCCGCCATCGACCACGCCGTCTACGACCTGCTGGATCGGATCACCGTCTTCCCCGTCCAGAACGAGACGAAGTGGACCGACGGCACCGGAACCGTCCTCCCCGACGCCGTCCTCCTCCCCCGCGGGTCGACGCCGCCGGACCTCGCCTACGCCATCCACACCGACATCGGCGAGGGGTACCTCCACGCCGTCGACGCGCGGTCGGACCGTCGGATCGGTGAGGACCACGAACTGTCGGCGGGCGACGTGATCAAAATCGTGAGTACGGCGACGTGA
- a CDS encoding PAS domain S-box protein — MDDETTPRERRERESEWYSTLVAEVDDLVTVVDADGILTYVSPAVTRVLGYEPDDLVGHEGYEFVHPEDRERNADALNAVLSDPSESETVEVRFRHADGSWRWIEATMRNRLDDDVIDGVLLSSRDITERKEYELEARALAEEYEALLNSVEDAIFLLDVEDGGDGVRFEFERLSPSYERQTGITTEEVQGRTPRDVFGEEQGSELEANYHRCVKAGEPISYQEELRVGDGARFWQTKLAPVVSAGDVTRLVGVTRNVTERVERERQLRQQNARLEEFASVISHDLRNPLNVAQGRATLLAEQAESDHLGPLLQALDRMEAIVEDTLTLARQGDIISETESVSLTDLVGRCWAAVHTDDATVEVVDEVTLQADPDRLRHVFENLFRNAVEHGGSDVTVRVGARDEEAIYVEDDGPGIPVEKREKVLEPGHSSARDGTGFGLTIVKRIVEAHGWELSVTDGTDGGARFEFETAKQGTFA; from the coding sequence ATGGACGACGAAACGACGCCTCGAGAGCGGCGTGAACGCGAGTCCGAGTGGTATTCGACGCTCGTCGCGGAGGTAGACGACCTCGTAACGGTGGTCGATGCCGACGGGATCCTAACGTACGTCAGTCCGGCCGTCACGCGGGTTCTCGGCTACGAGCCCGACGACCTGGTCGGCCACGAGGGATACGAGTTCGTCCATCCCGAGGACCGGGAACGAAACGCCGACGCGCTGAACGCCGTTCTCTCGGACCCGTCCGAATCCGAGACCGTCGAGGTCCGATTCCGCCACGCCGACGGTTCGTGGCGCTGGATCGAGGCCACGATGCGGAACCGACTCGACGACGACGTCATCGACGGGGTGCTTCTCAGCAGTCGCGACATCACCGAGCGAAAGGAGTACGAGCTCGAAGCCCGGGCACTCGCCGAGGAGTACGAAGCGCTTCTCAACAGCGTGGAGGACGCCATCTTTCTCCTCGATGTCGAGGACGGCGGTGACGGAGTCCGGTTCGAATTCGAACGTCTCAGTCCCTCCTACGAGCGCCAAACCGGCATCACGACCGAGGAAGTGCAAGGTCGGACGCCGCGGGACGTGTTCGGGGAGGAGCAGGGGTCCGAGTTGGAGGCGAACTACCACCGCTGTGTCAAGGCCGGCGAACCGATCTCGTATCAAGAGGAACTCCGGGTCGGTGACGGCGCACGCTTCTGGCAGACGAAGCTTGCACCGGTGGTCTCCGCCGGCGACGTAACTCGCCTCGTTGGAGTCACGCGGAACGTCACCGAACGCGTCGAACGGGAGCGACAGTTGCGTCAGCAGAACGCACGCCTCGAAGAGTTCGCGAGCGTTATCTCCCACGATCTACGCAATCCGCTCAACGTCGCGCAGGGTCGTGCCACGCTCCTCGCCGAGCAAGCGGAGAGCGATCATCTCGGGCCACTCCTGCAGGCGCTCGACCGGATGGAGGCGATCGTCGAGGACACGTTGACCCTCGCCCGTCAGGGCGACATCATAAGCGAAACCGAGTCGGTCAGTTTGACCGACCTCGTCGGGAGGTGCTGGGCGGCAGTACACACGGACGACGCGACCGTCGAGGTCGTCGACGAGGTGACCCTCCAAGCCGACCCCGATCGGTTACGACACGTGTTCGAGAACCTGTTCCGGAACGCCGTCGAACACGGCGGGTCCGACGTGACCGTCCGTGTCGGGGCGCGCGACGAGGAGGCGATCTACGTCGAAGACGACGGACCGGGCATTCCGGTCGAGAAGCGTGAGAAAGTGCTCGAACCGGGACACTCGTCGGCACGCGATGGTACCGGGTTCGGGCTGACGATCGTAAAACGAATCGTGGAGGCTCACGGGTGGGAGTTGTCCGTAACCGATGGCACTGATGGTGGCGCGCGCTTCGAGTTCGAGACGGCGAAGCAAGGAACGTTCGCGTGA